A genomic segment from Roseibium algicola encodes:
- a CDS encoding ABC transporter permease: MATDSDSDAGSANYETGSGGHEAGGYEAESRERSRAAYFEAAVTDDREAFVVPAKGSKARLSPINQRRLVNFKANRRGYWSLWIFLVLFVMAMLAEFLTNDRPILVSYNGELLAPVFVDYPEEKFGGFLAVTDYRDPFIQEEISANGWMLWPPVRYSYRSVNNDIPVPAPAPPSWTMDKEKRCSRYPLGAEDPNCVMGNWNWLGTDDQGRDVLARLVYGFRISVLFGLALTLASSVIGIAAGAVQGYYGGWTDLLFQRFIEIWTAVPTLYLILIVSSFLVPGFWTLFTILLAFSWVALVGVVRAEFLRGRNLEYISAARALGVSNPVIMWRHLLPNAMVATLTFMPFILNGSISTLTALDFLGFGLPPGSASLGELLAQGKNNLQAPWLGITGFMVISLMLSLLIFIGEAVRDAFDPRKSLG, from the coding sequence ATGGCGACCGATTCAGACAGTGATGCAGGAAGTGCAAACTACGAGACCGGCAGTGGCGGACATGAGGCTGGCGGATATGAAGCCGAAAGCCGCGAGCGGTCCAGGGCGGCCTACTTCGAGGCAGCTGTAACGGATGATCGCGAAGCGTTTGTCGTCCCGGCAAAGGGTTCCAAGGCACGCCTTTCGCCGATAAACCAGCGGCGGCTGGTGAACTTCAAGGCCAACAGGCGCGGATACTGGTCGCTCTGGATCTTCCTGGTGCTGTTCGTCATGGCCATGCTGGCAGAATTCCTGACCAATGATCGGCCGATCCTTGTTTCCTACAACGGCGAATTGCTGGCGCCGGTCTTCGTCGATTACCCGGAAGAAAAGTTCGGCGGCTTCCTGGCGGTGACCGACTACCGCGATCCGTTCATCCAGGAAGAGATCAGCGCCAACGGCTGGATGCTGTGGCCGCCGGTGCGTTATTCCTACCGATCGGTCAACAATGACATTCCGGTCCCGGCACCTGCACCTCCCTCCTGGACGATGGACAAGGAAAAGCGTTGCTCGCGCTATCCGCTTGGCGCGGAAGACCCCAATTGCGTCATGGGTAACTGGAACTGGCTCGGTACGGACGACCAGGGCCGGGATGTGCTTGCGCGTCTCGTCTACGGCTTCCGGATTTCCGTGCTGTTCGGCCTGGCGCTGACGCTGGCATCCTCCGTCATCGGCATCGCGGCAGGGGCCGTGCAGGGCTATTATGGCGGCTGGACCGATCTCCTGTTCCAGCGTTTCATCGAGATCTGGACGGCGGTGCCGACGCTTTACCTCATCCTGATCGTGTCGTCGTTTCTGGTGCCCGGCTTCTGGACCCTTTTCACCATTCTGCTGGCATTTTCTTGGGTGGCGCTCGTGGGTGTCGTGCGCGCGGAATTCCTGCGCGGCCGGAACCTGGAATACATATCCGCAGCCCGGGCACTCGGCGTTTCCAATCCGGTGATCATGTGGCGGCACCTGCTTCCCAACGCCATGGTGGCGACGCTTACCTTCATGCCGTTCATTCTCAACGGTTCGATTTCCACCCTGACGGCGCTGGATTTCCTTGGCTTCGGTCTGCCGCCAGGGTCGGCATCACTTGGCGAACTGCTGGCGCAGGGCAAGAACAACCTTCAGGCGCCCTGGCTCGGGATCACCGGCTTCATGGTCATTTCACTGATGTTGAGCCTGTTGATCTTTATCGGCGAGGCGGTGCGTGATGCGTTCGACCCGCGCAAGAGTCTGGGGTGA